The DNA segment GTCAAAGGATATTCCTGGTGACCACTTATGGTGAACTGTGGCACTACTACAGGTAAAGATCTCTGCACTGCATGCACAGAACACGTGTACCTCAAATACGGACATAGTGTGAaggtgtattatttattattattaataaattgTATGACGTATGGGCTGTTTGAATTTTGCTATTCCACTGTACTGTGAGACATGGtcaatttatttgttttacattTCCTGCACAGGACTTACACACAATCCTTGATGCACTGCTACGAAGTGATCCCAGAGGGCGCTGTTTGCAAACTGTACTTTGACTTGGAGTTCCACAAGCCTTCAAACAGAGAAGCTGATGGCAAAAAGATGGTGGCCCTGTTGATCCAGGTTGGCTAGTTTTGAACATatgttaatttattatttatcttaTATGCAAAAGCGTGTATTACTAATTTATAAAATTTTATATAAATAgtgtatgtttttctttgttgacagtatGTTTGTCAAAAGCTGAAGGACATTTATGGGGTCGAATGTTGCTCATCAAACATCCTCAATCTGGACTCCAGCACAGAAGATAAATTCAGTCGACATCTCATCTTCAATCTCCCAAATGCTGTTTTCAAGGACAACATTCATGTCGGTACGTTTGTCGCAGTACACTAGTCACGGGCTGGATGCAATATACGTACCATACAAAGTCATGTTGTCGCTTCTAGGTGCCTTCATTCATTCCATACTTCAACCTGTGCTGGATGAATGCAATGTGGATGGGTTTGTACTTCAGTTTGCTGAAATTATTTACATAGgtcattgagttttttttttttttttttacaaaccacTACACTACTTTATTTCTAGCAGCGGAACACACAGCGAGCTGACAAGTGAAAGTACACAAACCAAAAGACTGAAAACTGACGAAACTGACCTCAGCTTCCTTCATGTGAAAAACAAAGATGGCCACCATGCTAAGTTTGTTGATCTCGGTAAGACGCACAAAATGCGTTTTTGCCTTGGTACCCCCACGTGTGACTTTCTTTCAACGACACTCAACAGGGGTCTACACCAAGAACAGAAATTTCCGTCTTTACAAGTCATCTAAGGTCGGGAAGAACGCTGCCTTCTCCTTAGCAGATGACAACAAGTTCATCTCCAAACCTACCAAGGGCATTTCACCAGAGGAAAGTGTGTTCTTGGCATCTTTAGTTTGCAATGTGAGGTATGTTGAAATGAAACCAACTCAAGCTCAACATTCGGCAGTCATTGCTATTCCTATTTAATAAAAGTTTATGAACTCTGTAATATTTTAGATCAAGTGAACTAATTGCATTTATGAACTAAACAAGTTAATTTTAAAATTTGATCAATCAACTTTCCCAACATTGCTGTTACGCAATCAGCTTCACAGGCCAGAGAATTCTAACGTGGGAAGTCACAGACACCCGAGTGTGTCGGACCACGAGGCTTCACAGCCAGACGGATTTACCATGTGACCCAAGTAAGACCACAGGAGTCGAGCTATATCGTCACACCGGTTTCGTTTTACTAGAAGTTGTCCACTTTTCTTTTGACAGGCTCACTCTCAGGCTACCTAATGTCGCCTCACAGAGAAGTGGACGACTTCGTTTTGACAGTTGTTAGGAGGGACAACATACAAGGAAGTAAGTGTTGTGATAGGAAAAGACAattaaacattttcattttccaaTTTTTCTCCCTATGCATTCACAGGCATCAGACGATGGCACTACTTTGCAGCCGAGCAGCTTCTGGTCTACGACATTGCCAAGTACCGTTGGTGTGACAACGTGGGCCGCTTTCACAAAAGCAACAACATCATGTACGTGAAGTCTGTAACATTCACGATAACTGTCCACCTGTGGGCCACCGCTTTGATTTGAATCCGTTCTTTGTTTGCAGGATCGTGGTGGATCTCAAAGAGGAGGTTTGGTACCAGAAGTGTCACGACCCCGAGTGCAGGAACTTTAGATCCTCAAGTAGGTTATTTCATGCATCGATCACAAATATAGTAGTAATTTAGTTCagaacaaattttttttttggttacagGTTACCCACTGCCGCAGGAGATCTGCATCAGTTACATCATGATGCTGGTTggtaaatttgtgacttttgccAGATTTGATTTTGACAACAAGTTGACACAGAATGAATGAAACTTGTATGTCAAGACTGTATTTTATCAAAATCTTCCAATTGCTTTTTTTCATTATTCAGATTTTGTCCTGTTTTTGTCCTGATAGGACGACGAGGATCAGGACTACGTAATGGACGATGCAGGCAACATTGAAGCCACCCAGACACCGAAACAAGCGGCTGAGTATCAAGAACCCGCCGACATGTGGGGAGGAAGTGCTGAGGACGACCAGGAATTCTCTGATTGTCTCAACGACTTTGAGCTGACAAGCAGCGAAATCTCAGATGAGCTGCTGCTCAACTGCGTGCAAGGTTTTCATTCATAGAGAATGACGTTAATCCACGGCAACTTACTTTTGCACTTTATTGTACTTCGTTTTACTCACAACTCAAGTACGAAcctgcaaaaaatatatatatattttatacattattttacaAGCACAATATGATTTGAATTGGCAGGTCTCAATTCCAATAAGTCACCTTTTAAAACAAGTAGTGTCACAAAGACAGGATTAAAATTGTTGCTATTCTGTGCCCCCCCCAAATGAAACAATCATAAAAACAAACTGAACCGGTTGAGAAATGGGGGAATGCAAATATATTCAAAGCTCAGAATATCATTCTTTGTTATATTGGGTATAATTCAAATATTTACCTGTAATGACTTCATTAAATATCCACTCACATGCCACAAACTTTAAAACCTCCAGTTTAAACTTCTGCAAGATTTATACTAGTATAAATAAAACCACTCACTTGATTTGGTGCTCTGTTGAGGAAAGc comes from the Syngnathus scovelli strain Florida chromosome 5, RoL_Ssco_1.2, whole genome shotgun sequence genome and includes:
- the primpol gene encoding DNA-directed primase/polymerase protein, which gives rise to MKKWGERLKKVEQLAETFHHNPVIPRYKPRLWPCQPSSVWKLFHRQSVAIAFAQSCKEPVHVFALEKEKAPRGQRIFLVTTYGELWHYYRTYTQSLMHCYEVIPEGAVCKLYFDLEFHKPSNREADGKKMVALLIQYVCQKLKDIYGVECCSSNILNLDSSTEDKFSRHLIFNLPNAVFKDNIHVGAFIHSILQPVLDECNVDGSGTHSELTSESTQTKRLKTDETDLSFLHVKNKDGHHAKFVDLGVYTKNRNFRLYKSSKVGKNAAFSLADDNKFISKPTKGISPEESVFLASLVCNVSFTGQRILTWEVTDTRVCRTTRLHSQTDLPCDPSSLSGYLMSPHREVDDFVLTVVRRDNIQGSIRRWHYFAAEQLLVYDIAKYRWCDNVGRFHKSNNIMIVVDLKEEVWYQKCHDPECRNFRSSSYPLPQEICISYIMMLDDEDQDYVMDDAGNIEATQTPKQAAEYQEPADMWGGSAEDDQEFSDCLNDFELTSSEISDELLLNCVQGFHS